The genomic region CCCGTGTTGTTCACGTCCAGCACTTCCCGCCCGACCGTTTCCGTGAACGTCTGCGTCTGGCGGACTTCCCGCTCGCCAATCGTGACTTCCTCCGTCACGAACGCTTGCTTGCGCACTTCCGCCCGTTCGGCTTCGAGGTCCACGCGAATCGTCTCGTTGCCCGCGCCGAGTGACACGTCGCCGTTCACCGGCGTCGGGTTCGTCACGGCGTGACGTTCGATGACGATTTCCTCGTGCGTCAAGCTGACGGGCACCTGCTCGGTGCGCGTCTCGACGTGCTTGCCGACTTCGACGCTGCCGGCGTGCACGCGCTCTTTTTGCACGGCGAGGCGTTCTTCGAGCAGGTGCAGGCGTTGCGGCGTCTGGAACAAGTCCGTGTTCGACGTCGAGGTGCTCGAGGTGGTGGCGTTCGTGGTGGCGTGCAGAACGCGTTCGTCTTGCACGCTCGACGTGGTGGCGTCGCTGGTGGGGGCGAGGGTGCCGTCACGACCCGCGAGGCGGTACTGGCTGCTGTCGTTGTCGTCGTACGTGTACGCTTCGTCGTCGCTGTACGCGTGCAGGGCGGCGAGACGCTCGTGGGTCAAGCCGTCGAAGTGCACGCCGTCGTCTTCGATGCGGGCGTAGCCGATGGGGACGATGACGAGGCGGGTGTTGGTGTCGACGACGAGGTAGCGGATTTTAT from Deinococcus yavapaiensis KR-236 harbors:
- a CDS encoding YsnF/AvaK domain-containing protein; protein product: MARLVTLYDLQRDGGYDLRGEGIYDPTGEAAYTTDAGRVGTIRGALVDPDGGHKIRYLVVDTNTRLVIVPIGYARIEDDGVHFDGLTHERLAALHAYSDDEAYTYDDNDSSQYRLAGRDGTLAPTSDATTSSVQDERVLHATTNATTSSTSTSNTDLFQTPQRLHLLEERLAVQKERVHAGSVEVGKHVETRTEQVPVSLTHEEIVIERHAVTNPTPVNGDVSLGAGNETIRVDLEAERAEVRKQAFVTEEVTIGEREVRQTQTFTETVGREVLDVNNTGDVTASTTGVTNAGGLTGTTSQRDDRGLLERSGTVLDEDAEGLPSRNDGTDRR